The following proteins come from a genomic window of Trifolium pratense cultivar HEN17-A07 linkage group LG4, ARS_RC_1.1, whole genome shotgun sequence:
- the LOC123919584 gene encoding filament-like plant protein 7, with product MDQKGWPWRKKSSEKTTLTTENTNLTSKENGEVQALLADKENLEKEFKELNNKLTLALSDCNAKDELVKKQTKIAQDAVAGWEKAKVEALSMKQGLEEALQHRLVYEERVAHLDGALKECMQQLRFVREEQGQRIHDAVMKASKEFEKECMVWEEQLSETSKRLAKAETENSHLNKTIFAREKLIEDLKRQLTQAEADHSALRNRLESTEKDNTSLKYEVRVLEKELEIRNEEREFSCRTADVSHKHHLENVKKIAKLESECQRLRLLVRKRLPGPASLAKMKNEVEFLGRDSVEIRRNKLNSTSLMFESSLDGSPGTPNRRINTLTEQLYAVEEENKALKDSLNRKMSELQFSRVMLSRTASKLLQLESQSEESSKGQVALEQHRSNLTPHEFSFASMSDIGSDDKVSCADSSASALISELDHFRSGKQKESWSCRSIGASDINLMDDFVEMEKLAVVSVEKSSEISGASLKEVNEINGFSETGKSETTPEVVGKATIPVSDHISDFMASIQKTCSLDELKDNIPSWLQDVVKMVLEQNHVTHKNPDAILENIREAMRYLNNQDPCVFGSNKVSGHVDESDTSNNSSTVVPSTDVNITDLSPVKKTKQQAQEDPSKSIGKIIELIERISLLAVDCDNSDSLSTSDSGMPTGYMVRVFQWKTSELGNVLQQFLHVCYDLLNGKVDHEKFAEELTVALDWIMNHCFSLQDVSCMRDAIKKQFDWDETRSESEAEFGMLSHFVEEDKLHHSAEQLSCLPQATTSDGHDLQTREMYCDEEEEIKNIKGRLISAESQKETLEGTLQSATDKIDSLTNQLQESENTINSLRLELQSSNKCNGILEDQIQNHKAMKSDLDAQRKGTELKEVGLKVLELEVELENKNHCCEELETRCLELQLQVESMSKECSDPDINQKDKPLRTDLEITAASEKLAECQETILNLGKQLKSLAAPKDASLFDNVIAAQLTNTNTSSATTTTVSKMNPNPAPPKVMKVKNRSLLDQMLSDDDTKAKVSKVSDGDSNLTTIPGFIEPLEKILALNGFKDQDDSATANDLAIVPTKKSGSGSLWKKLLWKKKKSGNMKTTLPLNT from the exons ATGGATCAAAAAGGGtggccttggaggaaaaagtcATCAGAAAAGACAACTTTAACTACTGAAAATACCAATCTCACTTCAAAAGAAAATGGAGAG GTACAGGCACTTCTAGCTGATAAAGAAAACTTGGAGAAAGAATTCaaagaattaaataataagCTTACTTTGGCACTCTCTGATTGTAATGCTAAAGATGAGCTTgtgaagaaacaaacaaaaattgcaCAAGATGCAGTGGCAG GTTGGGAAAAAGCAAAAGTCGAAGCGTTGTCTATGAAGCAAGGTCTTGAGGAAGCTTTGCAGCATCGATTAGTTTATGAAGAAAGAGTAGCCCATTTGGATGGAGCTCTCAAGGAATGTATGCAGCAGTTACGATTTGTTCGAGAAGAACAAGGGCAAAGGATTCATGATGCTGTGATGAAGGCTTCAAAAGAATTTGAAAAAGAGTGCATGGTTTGGGAGGAGCAGTTATCCGAGACAAGTAAAAGGCTGGCAAAAGCTGAGACTGAAAATTCTCATCTTAATAAAACCATTTTCGCAAGAGAAAAATTGATCGAGGACCTGAAAAGACAATTGACTCAAGCCGAGGCAGATCATAGTGCACTGAGGAATAGATTAGAGTCCACTGAGAAAGATAATACCTCTCTGAAGTATGAGGTTCGGGTGCTTGAAAAGGAGTTGGAGATCCGAAATGAAGAGAGAGAATTTAGTTGTCGGACCGCTGATGTTTCTCACAAACATCACTTAGagaatgttaaaaaaattgccAAGTTAGAATCAGAATGTCAGAGGTTACGCCTTCTGGTTCGAAAACGGTTACCAGGTCCTGCTTCCTTGgcgaaaatgaaaaatgaagttGAATTTTTAGGACGAGATTCCGTTGAAATAAGAAGGAACAAGTTGAATTCAACTAGTTTAATGTTCGAATCTTCACTTGACGGTTCTCCCGGGACTCCGAATAGAAGAATCAATACTTTGACAGAGCAGCTGTATGCCGTGGAAGAAGAAAACAAAGCTTTAAAAGATTCCCTAAATAGGAAAATGAGTGAGCTCCAATTCTCAAGAGTAATGCTTTCTCGCACAGCATCCAAACTTTTGCAACTCGAGTCTCAGAGTGAAGAATCTTCTAAAGGTCAAGTAGCTTTGGAGCAGCATAGAAGTAACCTTACACCACATGAATTCTCGTTTGCATCGATGTCTGATATTGGCAGTGATGACAAGGTTAGCTGTGCCGACTCCTCGGCTTCGGCGTTGATTTCAGAACTGGATCACTTTAGAAGTGGAAAACAAAAGGAATCATGGTCCTGCAGAAGCATTGGAGCTTCAGACATAAATCTCATGGATGACTTTGTCGAAATGGAAAAATTGGCAGTGGTTTCTGTTGAAAAATCCTCGGAAATCTCTGGTGCTTCTTTGAAAGAAGTTAATGAGATCAATGGCTTCTCAGAGACCGGGAAAAGTGAGACTACCCCCGAAGTAGTAGGTAAGGCGACCATTCCAGTTTCTGATCACATTTCAGACTTCATGGCATCGATTCAGAAAACATGTTCCCTTGATGAACTTAAGGATAACATTCCTAGTTGGCTTCAAGATGTAGTAAAAATGGTCCTGGAACAAAACCATGTCACTCATAAAAATCCTGATGCAATACTCGAGAATATTAGAGAAGCTATGAGGTATCTGAATAATCAAGATCCGTGTGTCTTTGGTTCGAACAAAGTCTCTGGTCATGTTGACGAATCTGATACTTCAAATAACTCTTCGACAGTAGTTCCATCCACTGACGTAAATATTACTGACCTGTCACCAGTAAAGAAAACCAAACAACAAGCTCAGGAAGATCCGAGTAAATCAATAGGAAAGATAATTGAGCTTATTGAAAGAATCAGCTTGCTTGCTGTGGATTGTGATAACTCAGATTCCTTAAGCACTAGTGATTCAGGAATGCCAACAGGCTATATGGTTCGTGTTTTCCAGTGGAAAACATCTGAACTCGGCAACGTTTTACAGCAATTTCTACACGTGTGTTATGATTTACTGAATGGCAAGGTTGATCATGAAAAATTTGCCGAAGAACTAACAGTAGCTTTGGATTGGATAATGAATCACTGCTTTTCACTTCAGGATGTTTCTTGTATGAGGGATGCTATCAAGAAACAATTTGACTGGGATGAGACACGAAGCGAAAGTGAAGCAGAGTTTGGGATGTTGAGTCATTTTGTAGAGGAAGATAAGTTGCATCATTCCGCAGAACAGTTGTCATGTTTGCCTCAAGCAACTACTTCAGATGGTCACGATCTTCAGACTCGAGAAATGTATTGTGACGAggaagaagaaattaaaaatattaaaggaAGATTGATCAGCGCTGAATCTCAAAAGGAAACATTGGAAGGGACACTTCAATCAGCTACTGATAAGATTGATTCCTTAACGAATCAACTTCAAGAATCGGAGAATACTATTAACAGCTTGAGATTAGAGTTACAATCCTCAAACAAATGCAATGGAATACTTGAGGATCAAATACAAAATCACAAAGCGATGAAATCAGATCTTGATGCACAGCGTAAAGGGACCGAATTAAAAGAAGTTGGTCTCAAGGTTTTGGAATTAGAAGTGGAACTCGAGAACAAAAACCACTGTTGTGAAGAATTAGAGACCAGATGTCTTGAATTGCAGCTTCAGGTTGAAAG CATGTCAAAGGAGTGCTCAGACCCTGATATCAACCAGAAAGACAAGCCATTACGAACT GATTTGGAGATAACAGCTGCTTCAGAAAAGTTGGCAGAGTGTCAAGAAACCATCCTTAACCTTGGGAAGCAACTGAAGTCATTGGCTGCGCCAAAGGATGCATCCCTTTTCGACAATGTCATTGCTGCGCAGCTAACCAATACCAACACGTCATCTGCCACCACCACCACGGTATCAAAAATGAATCCTAACCCTGCTCCTCCGAAAGTTATGAAAGTGAAGAATCGATCTCTTCTCGACCAGATGCTGTCTGACGATGATACTAAAGCCAAGGTTTCCAAAGTAAGTGACGGCGACTCCAATCTCACCACCATTCCAGGCTTTATAGAGCCACTGGAGAAAATTTTAGCTTTGAATGGATTTAAAGATCAGGATGATAGTGCTACTGCTAATGATTTGGCCATTGTACCTACTAAG